The Halomicrobium salinisoli genome contains a region encoding:
- a CDS encoding DUF6735 family protein — protein sequence MDGLKTAVGDMLDRGVFTLSSARDYLERQIRSWMRPNDTVFVRNPAKR from the coding sequence ATCGACGGCCTGAAAACCGCCGTCGGGGATATGCTCGACCGCGGTGTGTTCACCCTCTCGAGTGCCCGGGACTACCTCGAACGCCAGATTCGCTCTTGGATGCGGCCGAACGACACCGTGTTCGTTCGGAACCCGGCCAAGCGGTAA
- a CDS encoding type II toxin-antitoxin system HicB family antitoxin has product MDAGEEIRLTKDGDTDLWTAVDVERGVVSQGETREAALENLDEAVEGHDGAGRPPTDEELRELGIDPEENTPGGELPDVLT; this is encoded by the coding sequence ATGGACGCCGGGGAAGAAATTCGATTAACAAAGGACGGAGACACAGACCTTTGGACGGCGGTAGACGTCGAAAGAGGTGTTGTCAGCCAAGGAGAGACCCGTGAAGCAGCCCTCGAAAACCTTGACGAGGCGGTTGAAGGACACGACGGTGCAGGTCGTCCGCCAACCGACGAAGAACTTCGGGAGCTCGGCATCGATCCCGAGGAGAACACCCCCGGTGGGGAATTGCCCGACGTCCTCACGTAG
- a CDS encoding sulfite exporter TauE/SafE family protein, with the protein MDVLGLGVATIALFVGFGLFTGILFGFFGMGGSFLVTPALLVVGYPVPVAVGSGLAFVFATSAIGTLRHRDYGQIDYRLAVVMIPGLTLGIEVGKRAVFSFDDAGAADLFVSAAYVALLGLVGIVTLWDAHRDSDGYDEVGFAARVAAIRLPPRITLAGDRTVSVWVILVVAGIIGTLSGFLGVGGGFLLLPAVIYVLGVPVPIAVGTSLFQITVSGAYGAFVYADAGAVALPTVGSLLAGSVFGVRIGAGATRLVDESELTGYFAVLLVAGSLSVATAALGDHLGVEALNVVSVVLVFGTPVLVGAAVVLTTVCRRRRGMPRDPRSIR; encoded by the coding sequence GTGGACGTGCTCGGACTCGGTGTCGCGACGATCGCTCTCTTCGTCGGCTTCGGCCTGTTCACCGGAATCCTCTTCGGGTTCTTCGGGATGGGCGGGTCGTTCCTCGTGACCCCAGCGCTCCTGGTCGTGGGCTATCCGGTACCCGTCGCCGTCGGGAGCGGACTCGCGTTCGTGTTCGCCACCAGTGCCATCGGGACACTCAGACACCGCGACTACGGGCAGATCGACTACAGGTTGGCGGTGGTGATGATCCCGGGACTGACGCTCGGTATCGAGGTCGGCAAGCGGGCCGTCTTCTCGTTCGACGACGCTGGGGCGGCCGACCTCTTCGTCAGCGCTGCCTACGTCGCCCTGTTGGGACTCGTCGGGATAGTCACGCTGTGGGATGCCCACAGGGATAGCGACGGGTACGACGAGGTCGGCTTCGCCGCCCGGGTGGCGGCGATTCGACTCCCACCGAGGATCACGCTGGCAGGCGACCGCACCGTCTCGGTGTGGGTGATCCTCGTCGTCGCGGGGATAATCGGAACGCTCTCCGGATTCCTCGGCGTCGGCGGTGGGTTCCTCCTGCTGCCAGCGGTCATCTACGTGCTCGGCGTCCCCGTACCGATCGCCGTCGGCACCAGTCTCTTTCAGATCACCGTCTCCGGTGCGTACGGCGCGTTCGTCTATGCCGACGCCGGCGCGGTCGCTCTCCCGACCGTCGGATCGCTCCTTGCCGGGAGCGTGTTCGGCGTCCGCATCGGGGCTGGTGCGACGAGACTCGTCGACGAGAGCGAGCTCACAGGCTACTTCGCGGTGTTGCTGGTCGCGGGTAGTCTGTCGGTCGCAACGGCGGCACTGGGCGATCACCTCGGCGTCGAGGCACTCAACGTCGTCAGTGTTGTCCTCGTCTTCGGGACGCCCGTTCTCGTCGGTGCTGCCGTCGTGCTCACTACCGTCTGTCGCCGCCGACGGGGAATGCCGCGTGATCCGCGCTCGATACGATGA